The sequence below is a genomic window from Nicotiana tomentosiformis chromosome 6, ASM39032v3, whole genome shotgun sequence.
GTCTGCtaataattgttgttgttgtccgTGTCCTCCGGTGGCTCCCGGAGAATCTCCCGGAGCCACTGGATGTGGATTTTGATCGTCTTCTTCTAACGGAAGCCTTTCGTAAGCAGCATTACTAAACGAAGCAGCCATAATAACAACCGGCCCTGACGCCATTAGCGCTCCAACCACACTACCACCCACCACTTGTCCTTGCCCGCCGGCTAAATATATAGTCAATCCAGAAGCTGCTGAAGGCGCTGGCGGTGGAAGAAATGATCCGGATAACGATAAGATCTCGAATCGCCCGTGTAGAGTTGCAATTTCACCTGGTGAAGCTGGTTGTTTTAGGTTTACATTAGTAACATTTCCTGTTCCACTCATAATGCAAACTCCTCTTTGCCTTCTCCTTGAAAAATTTGAAACGCTTTCCATTATATCACAACCGTCTGCAATTTCCATGAGATGTGTTCGGAGTGCATTGGCGCTGTCTCGGTTGATGATAATGGGTGGTTTTGGCCTATTCTTGGATCCAGTCGGCCTGCCTCTAGGCCTTCTTCCCATCTCTCCTTCTTCATCCATAGTCTTTGACTTCAATTTTACACTTATTTGTCGGATATAGAAATATGGAAATTAAGCCAAGAGTAATAGAGCGAAGAAGCTATGAAATTAACAGTAAGGAAAGCTATAATGATTGGAGCTAGAGAGATGTGTCTACTCTCAGTTATAAGAATAGGTTTCTGAGTTCACCTATTTATCACAGCTTTCTTGTTATAAAAGGAATAGGTAAATTTCTGTTCTTCACTTGAAGAATGATAACAAAGTTTGAGTTAGGGTGAGCTAACTAAGCTTGAGAAATGAGAAGAGACTTTATGAGATCTTCCATATATGGGTTgggttgttttttttttttttttttgaataattaTATTTTGCCTGCTCATGGGAGGTGAATGGAGAGGAGCCTAATCCCTTTCGTGTATATAagaaaaattaatcaatcaatatTTCTCCTCAGTCCTTCATTTGTTTTACTCGTATCAAAAGGACTGCCTATCTTAGAAGCTCATTAATTTTAAAAGTCACATTTTCTCACTATTAACACCTCTTTTGAAAAATTCAATGACAAGTTATTACAACTTAAAAGTACTTTGAATATCttagtatttatatatataaaacaatTATTAATTGAGTTTAAGTTACTGTAACATGAATCTTTTATACCATCCTGTTGTAGtagataatttattttattttcagtaTTATAAATCTTGCATTTTAAAAAGACTTACCCATAGATATatagtgtaaaaaaaaaaaaaatcatgccGTGTATGTAACTAAAACTTATTAGTGTTATATGtcaaaagttattttttaaaaagattCAATGTACCTTAAGCACGGTCATATAAAATGAAACATATAGtagtagtatttttttatttatgtaCATAGTTGCATAAATCACTACACCTCGCAATCCCTATTTCAATTTCGTTGGCAATATGCATTTCTCAATATACTCCATAAACTTTATTTTAATTTCTGCTGACTAaaggaaattaaaagaaaaaaaaaaccttaTTTTCCTCACATTATACTGGCAAGTGATTGGTTAAGGTTTTCCTTATCTTAGCATAGTACTGCAGTATGTTTAACTACTTGCATGGACTATAAAGTTCATATATGTTGCTACTTGACTAGCTTTCATTTGTAGGTTCtagctttctttttcttcttcccaatagaaaaaaatagaaaaaaacgAGCAAGGCGTACTCCAAATGTAAATAAGTAATTAATAGATCTTTGCTTTAACTTAGTTGTTTTACATGGCCAGGTTAGATAACCGATACTACGAACAAGTTGTGAAGAAGTCATAGCTGGCAAAATTATATTAAATCGGACTTTATAGGATTTATCAACTTTACCTTCATAAGATAATGTATATACACTATTCTTCCCGAATCACTTGTGGAATTATACTTagttttgttattgttgtatcTGACGGATAGAAAACGTGCAAGTGTGGGTGAATCCTGAGTGTGAAGTGGAGAGGGTGATCCAAATTCATTTTTTTCACCATTATCTTCTGCAAACTCTTTAAGTCTTATGAAATTCTTTAATTTTCCTCAGTTTTAGCAACCGCGCGTGGGTCCAGAATGCTTCTGTAAACTTGAAAAGTGTCAAATCCCCCCTATCTcacgttttttttttttggcatcttcatcttctcccgatcatttcttttcttttgtgaCATGCATCTTAATTAATTTCATTTACTTCAATTAATTATGGGTGGTTCAACTGAATAATTTTAGACTGCTAAGGAATCGGATTGATACAAACAAAACTAACATGAAATATGAGAATAAACATTGACCATGGAAAACACAAAAAAATTTAGGTTGTTTATTATATCTGATCTAGTGAGATGCGATGACTCTTGGTAAAGTACTAAATCCACAATTTGAATATAAGCTTGAGGTGGTTTTTGACTCAAATAATAGCTACTCCTAGTAATATACTATCCAATTCCAGTTTCCAAACACATTAATTAGAAATAGTCATgatttcatttgaaaaaaaagTCCAAACCACATCCACATGGTTTGACCGCAAATTGCGAGAGCACAACTGCACGAGAGGGGGTCAGAGTCAGTGGGGCGTGAAAGAAAGAAGGCGATGTTAGCGCTGACACACACTACAACGTAACCCTGCCAAGATTCTCACTATAATTTGCACTTGCACTTGCACTTTTGTTGGATTGACCTAATCTGAGACAACTCTACTACAGTTAACCTTTTTGCACTTTCCCTATATAGCTTTGCACTCTGGTTTGCTTGGATTCTTTCTTTCTTCGTTTTCTGCCGGAGTACTCTTGCACATGCAAATTTGAGGTAATCAAGATGAAACATATCAAATGGTGTCAAAATTGAACTACTTCTTCCATCCTAATTCATATGAAGATATTTGACAGGAaataaagtttaagaaataaATGATGATTTTAAAATTTATGGTCTAAAATAATCTATAGAAATATTTGTATGATTAAAAATCATCTTATTAAAGGTaaaaaggaaaattaaaagttaaattaTGATTAAATATAAAAAAGCGTCTTTTTTGGGGATTgactaaaaaaaaatagaatgtcACGTAAAATGAGATTACGAGaccgtttggacataagatttttttcactttttttcgaaatcggtgtttggccataaaatttccaattttcacttgaagatgaattttggaatttttcgaaaacttgaaaaacttcaaaaagcgatttttcaaaattttcacttataTCACTCACAAatcttcaaaaacaacccaacatTATATCCACGTCCAAATACAACTCTAATTACTTGAAAAactttttaacttttttctttttggaattttacaattcttatgtccaaacgcccgctACATATCTATTGGTTCGAACTTCGAATGCTAATTATGGGGATTATATATGCTAGCTGTACTTAATCAACCACATGTCGTTTACATTAGACTACATCCATGTGTCATCTGAGTACAATAATAAGTTACATTACTCTTAACTCTTAACTCttaactctttatatatatatatatatatatatatatatatataccatatTTCTGTTAATTTTCTCCTAATTGTGGTggggtgtgtgtgtggggggggggggggggggaactggTTAGACCAGTCAGTAAAACAAGAAAGAACAACAAAAGTATATATGCCAAAGTCCCATGTGAATGGCACCTAAATTATATTTCTGCTTTCACACTACACTCTTTTGATATGTGCGTAATCTTGGGtatatttactttttatttttaaaaataaccgTGGTGTCACATGGTACCGGCTATGTTCACCAAAATTACAAATGAAAAGAAATTACTTTGAGTTTGTGCTTTCGCTAAAATTTAAACAATCACATAGTTCTTAATCTTTTTCATTAAACAGTGGGCCAAATCTTTGTTGCCAGGAAGACTTAGTTGCGAGTATCTGAGCTTAAGAATAAATTTTATGTTAATACAATGAAATTCAAGTCTTCGAAACTAAGCAAGCGACAAAAATGTACATGTAATCAGCACTTAACTAAATTATTGGTAGTATGTTGTTTAAGGCCCCAAGTTCAACCATATATTTGATACTTCCTCCGGTTCACAAGTGACTTCTTCATTATTTTCACACAGATTAAGAAATCcatcttttaacattaattaataatGAAATTGACTATATTAATCTTTACTAtctataattataaatatttctaacacatattctaACACTATTTACTCCAAAGCCAATATAAGTAAAAAAATAATGAATTCATTCTTAAAAcagcaaagggccaaatataccccatctactttcgaaaatagtctaagaatacctctcgttatactattgggttatctatacccctgcagtcatactttgggttcaaatatacccctcatttaaacggagggacacgtgtcatcatcctgttggtcaattttaaatatctattaattaattaaaaagactcattacctatacccgaaaaataattttttaaagcaatttattttttataaaaactggaaaaaaactgaaattatttttactaaaaactgaaaaaaaacgaaaatatttttttttctgagtttttacaaaaaaactgctttagaaaaaactgaaaaatattttctaaaataatatttttgtaaaaactgaaacaaaaaaaagctgaaaatgtattttctaaagtaattttttttgtaaaatctggaaaaaactgaattattttttactaaaaattgaaaaaaaatgaaaatattttttttctagtttttacaaaaaaactgctttaaaaaaagctgaaaaatattttctaaaacaatatttttgtaaaaactgaaaaaaaactaaaaagcaattttctaaagcaatgtttttttttgtaaaaactgaaaaaacaataTTTGTTTcccagtttttagttaaaaatatttcagttttttccagtttttaattgcttttcagatttttttccagtttttacaaaaatattattttataaaaaatattcagtttttaaagcagttttgtgtaaaaactggaaaaaaaaatattttcgttttttcagtttttattaaattgtttttttgttttttttcagtttttacaaaaaaaaaattatttttcgggtatgggtaatgagtctttttaattaattaggagatatttagaattgatcaACAAGACGATGATACCTGtctctccgtttaaatgaggggtatatttgaacccaaagtatgactgcaggagtatagataacccaatagtataacgagagatATTTTTAAACTATTTTCGAAAATAGAAAGtcatatttggccctttgccgttctTAAAATCTAAAAAAACCAGTTATTTTGAACCCAAAAAAAAgccaaaaaaattaattattatagaCCGAGAGAGTACTTAATTAAATTGTAAAACTGCTGTCAACGCTGCCCCTTTCAGACTCCGAAAAGATGCCACTTCCCTAGGCAATCGCTGGCTTTCTCTTTTGATTAATGGTTTGTTAATTTTCAGATAAATTTTGGCCTATTCCAATCAGACTTCTTGGCTGAGAAAGTCATTAATGCATATACAGTTATTTGATATATAAGGGTGGGTGATttttagcatgtttggccaagattATTCAAAgtcaaaagtatttttaaattttttttttctcaaaattgAAGGGTTTGACCAaatttttgtaagaaaaaaaaaatgtttttgagaagaaaaaagtagtttctccccaaaagtacttttttgaaattacttttgagaaaaatacatttagaattacttttaaaaagtttggccaaacataaATTGCTGctcataaatacttttcaaagTAATTAGTCAAAcgcaaactgcttctcaccaaaaatactttttagaaaaatactttaaaaaaagaaTACttttaaatacttttcaaaataagctggctttcgaagcttggccaaacaaccTATTAGTTAGAGGGAAAAGTTATATATACACGTGTATGATATAGAGACTATAATACTAGAATTGATGATAGCTAAACTATTTTATTAGCATATGTAATCTTTGCCGGACGTATGTTTAATTACATTAAAAATGAAATATGTGGTGTACAATATAAAAATTATGCATCGACCTTGTCCTCAAATCCCTCTTACACACTTGTTAAACACGAAAATAATATTACACACCAAAACTTTTAAAGATGTGTTTATTACATACCACTTCGGTGTTTGACCACATCTACTTAAAGATTGCTATTACACGCGCCAATCAACATCTAACACGTGTCataaatcaaaagaaaaaaaaagaaaatctaaagaaaaaaaaactctaTCCCCCCAACCCACTCTCCTCATCTTCCCaaagaaaaaaatatagaaaagaaaaaacCATGCCCCCTCCTCATCTTCCAAACCCCATCATCTTCTCCACCACCACCATATTACCACCAACCCTTTTCACCATAAGTGTAACTACCTGaccagtcgttttgctttctagatccacaTTTTCCTAATTAAGAATTTACGTATATGCttatactattttatgacttgcggagatggtcgGTTTGGGTTTCAAAGggttcagattgaaatcggaacacttagttccttaatagtggcctaagaagGCCAAGTTTGAATTGAgttaatattttgagtaaacgacttcggaaccgAAATTGGACTAAGAAGtatgtccagatattgatttgaaagtccgtaggtcaTCGTGACTTAAATTGGCGAGAGTTGGAAACTTGAAGGTtaagaagtttgactgagagttgaccttATAGATATCGAGCTCagatttttggttttggagttggagtaggtctgttgtgtcatttatgacttgtgtataaaatttgaggtcaatcagagttggtttgataggtttcgacaacaattttagaaattggaaattcattagtttcaatagtcttgaattggggtacgattcacgtttggttgttgtttgatgtgatttgacgcttcgacTAAGTTTGGAGTGTTATTTCAGACTTATTGGCATGTTTGgccgaggtcccgggggcctcgggtggtcGACGGAGCTTGGTTGCATTTTGGCAAAGTGCTGAAGGTTTCAGGTATCTGGtgcattcgcacctgcggtgggaatgaccgcagaagcgacatcgcagGTGTGGCGCCTTGGTTGCAGGTGCGGAATGGAGGGTACTCAATGAGGTTCGCAAGAGCGAGGGTTTTTTCGCAGAAGTGGAAGTACTTCTGTGATgaggggtccgcaggtgcggatcaAGCCACCTTGGCCTTGGTCGCATATGCGTGAGCTGATCCGCAGGTGCAAGCGAGGAGCCGCAGAatcgggctcgcaggtgcggaatgtGCCCACAGATGCGGCTGGTCGGGAGTCGAGTGATTTCTACAGATGCGGACGAGTGACCGCAACAGCAGTTCCGTAGAAGCAGagattttgaccgcaggtgcggaaatctcTGGACAGTGGAATGTAATTAATTCGGGACTTAGCCTATTTTTCCACATATTTTTACTTGATCTTGTGCGAATTTGAGAGCACTTTTGTGGGGAATTCTCATCAACATTACAAGGTAAGTAAATTTTATCTAtttttaagttaaatacatgtATTACGGGTAGATTAAACATGGGAATTAgtgaaattgtgggattttttgGAGAACCTAGGGTTCAAGTAAAATTGGGATTTGATCACGGATTTGGTTATGAAAATGAATTGAATTATattttgagttcgtgaggtcatgggtaacacttatcttcgaaaattttaaaaatccgggcacgtggattTGGGGTTGACTTTTATGAACTTTTCGGATGTGGTTGGGGAGTTagtttaatagttaaattatgaacttttgagaaaatatttactACATTAGTTTATATgacttttgattagtttcggagtCATCGCCGTCGTTAGAGAAGTTCTAGTGAGATTGAAGAGCCGGATTAAGGACTTGggattgaggtaagtctcttgcctaaccttgtaagagggaatttatccccttaggtgtattaattattatgtgctactttTTGTGGAgagttacgtacgcacgaggtaactaGATTCCGTACGTAGTTATATTcatattatgtccgggtagacttagattcacatcatgccttaATTGTGCTATTTGTATCTATCATGCATATTGACTTCCTCGATTATGACTGAGATTGAGGATTAGAATAAAGATACTGATTTAGCCTCTTACCTTGGAAAATAATTAGAAACTATTTGATGAACTATGGATCCGTGTCTTCTCGACTAGCATGTACTTctgcgagcgaggtaaatttctctactcttatgggattggatTTTTCGCCTCGGTAGTGTATTaaattattcttatgggatcgggtcgtttgcctcgacAATGTGTTTAATTACTCTTATGCGATCGGCCGTTCGCGTTGGCAGTATTGAGTACCACCATTCTTATGtgatcgggtcgtttgcctcggtaGTACTAAGTaccactattcctatgggatcagGCCATTCGCCTCAGCCACGTCGTGCTTAATACTTGAGAGACTGGATTTGGTTTGGTAACAGTTGAGTTAGCGTCTTCAAGGCCAGTTGTGACATGTTTAGTGATTTGATATAGATTCATGTGGGGAATTACTGTAATTGCTTTTATTTGTTTCATTACTACttttgtacattctccatgtctactttatgtatttttattactatttgaccactagtaagtgtcaaatcgacccctcatcactacttcttcgaggttagactagatacttattgggtatgcattgctttacgtactcacgctacacttctacactgaaTGTGTAGGTACTGAGACATGTACTACCAATGTTCACACGTGCGTGTAGCTGCACTTTtatggagacttagtggtgagctgcttgcctTGCTTCGATCTGCAGCACCGGAGTCTTCCTCTACCTTGTTTATTATTTCTGTCAATTACCCTTCAGATAGTAGTTGTATTAGTTTTGTATATTTtctagattgctcatgcacttgtggtaCCAGGTTTTGGGGGCTTCCAGCATTTATGTACTATCGTATTTATCATTACTATGGGTTATGTACTTCTCACACTGGTATTTCTTTTGAGAAAAGAGTATGTACGGTTGCATGAGATCTtactattttatttatttatttttttaaaaaagaaacttCTGTTTAAAAGTTAAAAAGGGATTACTAAATTGGAGGTTCACTTCTGGGCTTGCTTAAtagcggtgttaggtgccatcgcgaccTATTACAGATTTTGAGTCGTGAGAGCTTGGTATCaaagttttaggttcacataggtctcacgagtttgagaaggcctagtagagtcttgcggatcgatgcgaagatgtccatacttatcttcgagaggctacatggtgttaggaaacctctctttctttatctcctatcgtgcagttgatattgtgctaagtatctttctattgatctctcatagatggtgagaacacgcgcgACAGATATACCAGGCAGTAAGGGGGCTGCTCCCTCGTGGatagaggctgaggcagaggccggggAAGGGCTCCAGCTCCTGTCAGAGGACGAGGGCGTCTTAGAATTGCTCCATGTTGtacaccagtggatccagtggatGATCccgttattgaggagcagggtgggGCTCCTGCAGCTGAGCTGGCCCTTGCAGATTTCATAACTACTCcgggatttcaggaggttatGGGCCATATGTTGCAGGTTGGTTTATTTCCAATAGACCAAGCCACATCTCAAGTGGGAGGGGAAGCACAAACCCTTACCATTCAGGCTCCAGGGCACGATGCCGCCGTTTATTAGAACTCAGGGGCATTACCTACGGGCGAGccccagccagttgcagcggcTATGCTAGAGCCCGTACCAGTCACAACCGTTGATCAGCAGAAGCGGCTGGACAAGTGGACTAGGCTTCGTCCCCTAACTTTAAGGATGAGCGGtcagaggacccacatgatttcgTTGACCGGTGCAAGGATATGCTAcgtaacatgaggatattggagttcAACGGGGTGGAATTCACCACCTTTAAACATGAGGGCAAGGTCACAGATGCTGGAAGGCTTACCTCCTTAGCAGGCTagcaggttcacctcccttgacttgggatccgTTTATACATCTGTTCTTGGAGAAGTACATACCACCTTCGTAGAGAGAGGAGCTTTGGGGTCAGTTTAAGTGACTCCGTCTGGGACATATGtctgtgaccgactatgaggcgagattcactGACTTATCTCGTCGTGCAGCGATTATACTCCCAACAGACGCAGAGAGGGTGCAGAGGTTCATTGCAGGTCTGCACCCTGAGATTCAGGTTTCTATGCCCCATGAGGTAGATATGGGGACTCCCTTTCATCAGGTTAGGtatatagctcggaggatcgagcgtATCCACAACCACAGCGAAGAGTTTGCACCGAGGGACAAGCAGCCTCGacagtttggtggtttcagttgAGACCCACCTGGGTgaagaggtcagttcatgaggggccAGTCTAGCAGGCACATGCAGTCATCACCATCACCTGCTTGGAGTGCTCCAGCACAACCCTACTTCAGTGCTATTCCAAATATTACTTATTGTCCGCCAGCTAtttagggttcctccagtgggtattcgggCCATCAGGGTTAAACTTCAAGTCAGTAGTCCACTGCTTCgaagggttgttttgagtgcggggagtttggccacgtgaagaggttttgtcccagacttcggggcaaggtcGAGTAGTAGGACCATCGgcccatgattactgcaccaacTACCATACTGCCCGCCCGGCctgaggcggagggcaggtgggtaggggtcgccctagaggtggaggctagtcagGTGGCGCTCCGGCTAGAATCTATGCTTGCCCTGTCAGGCCAGAGGCAGTCACCTCTGATGCAGTTATCTCAGGTTCTATTTCTGTCTTGTCTTCCGTAGGGatacctcagtattatttgatctagggtcaACTTATTCCTATGTTTCTTCCCTATTTACTCCTTACCTGGATGTATCTCGTGAGTCTTTGGGcattcctgtatatgtgtccacaccagtgggtgattctattgttgtggatcgggtctaCTGGTCCTCTGTGGTGACTttatgtggttatgagaccagagcgaatcttctattgctcgatatggttgattttgaggttATCCTGGACAtagactggttgtctccataccatgccattcttgattgtcatgcctagactgttaccttggcgatgcatgagttgcctagattagagtggaagggtttgtctgTTGGTACTTCCAGTTGGGTTATTTTTTTTtggaaggctcgacatatggttgagaagggctgtttggcctatttggcctttgttcgggatactactgcaaagACTCCCGTGTTAGATTTAGTGCCGATGGTATGAGAGTTTTCCAATGTGTTTCCTGCTGATCTACCAGGTATGTCGCCGGATCGGGATatcgatttcggcattgatttggtgccagaCACCCAGCCTATTTCTACATCGCCTTATTGCATGGCTCCAAAGGAGCTCATAGAGTTAAAGGAGCAAGTTCAAGAGTTTCTTGAGAAGGGGTTCATCagacctagtgtgtcgccttggggtgcaccgatgttatttgtgaagaagaaggatgggagtatgcggatatgcattgattaccgccagttgaacaaagtcaccatcaagaacaagtgcCCATTGTCGagcattgatgacttgtttgaccagttacaggcttccagggtgttctctaagatcgacttgagatctgggtatcatcagctaaagattcgtgcttcagatgttccgaagaccgCTTTCCGAACCAGGTATGGGTACTATGAGTTTTTAAtaatgtccttcggcttgactaacgccatggaggtatttatggatttgatgaatcgggtgttcagaccgtatcttgactcatttgtcattgtcttcattgatgacgtATTGGTCTACTTGCATAGTATgggggagcacgagcaacatttagGTTAGTACTTCAGACCTTACGTGTAacaccccaaatttttactaatatttatattttctattgagcatctttataatgaggAGATATTTTACTTCGCACTTCCTAAACGTGAAATTGATAATACATGAAAATTCCTTACTTTAGGTTGTGTTATTATTGACAAAGAAGTTCCATGGTGTTGCTATGTGTAACactaaatattattttgatgaattatAATTAAATACATTATATAATTAAGGTTTTGGGCTACCACCCTTTTATATTTATCTAAAGATATTTAGTAGGTTGGGCAGCTACATCTTTCATATTTCTCCAAAGTTTAGATATTACTTTGGTTGACTTGCTTTTCCATAACCTCCTCTCATATTTCATTCTTTCAAGACAAAGAAAATCCCTACCCTCTCTCCTTCTTATCACCTGAAAAACTTCATAAAAACTATCATAAATTTCCACTAAACTAACCAGCAAAACACgttcttggtgaagctcaagttgctcctctcttttgtggtaagttactaaacccgTTTTTATACTAGACAGTTATTAGTATTTTCTTCATATCTTTTTGTATAGAGCTCCATTTTAAGTGATATAAGACTTTCTAGAAATATATTTCATAGATCTATAACTGTTATTCAGGAACCAAAATTTAGTTTTGCCTGTATTTATCCGAAAATAGATCATAAAGTAAAGGGCAGGTGCTGCCCAGATTTTCAGTCTTAAAAATACTCCCTGTACTACTGTTAGTAATTTTAGCATAACTTTTTGTACGGAACTGATATTGGGGTGATTTAAGATGTTATGAAATGCTAAGATATATTTCTACAACTGTACTGAAGACCATACTGTCTAGTTTGTCCTTTTTCATCTTCTAAACTGAGTCACAACACAATACAGTGATACTGTCCAGAATTTCTGTTTAAAATATTTTGGgtaattttcatcaatatcatgtttagtttgacatgttaaatcactgaacttatatagatatttgattatgtatttaaggtatatatacccTCGTAAAATCTAAGGAaagtgtttgaggaagtggaGGAATTTGATTTGTCTATGGCGTAGACGATTCGATTgtcctcaagttgtggttgaactGTTTTGTGGTAAAACACCAAGGTTTATGTATAAACTTTGTAATATTTTTACTTGCTGGAATGGTTTGAAATAAATttagattttatttattttttctttaatttatatCGTTGTATTTGTGTTATATCAAGTATTATAAGATATTTGCTAAATCGCCCACTCGTACGGATTTGCttgatcattttgcattcttgttgggactttgtccttcttgtggaagtgactttgtcactcatcttggcatgcctcttgatttggatcttttgccatcttgactttggatttgtagctcgccttaaattatggaacttgtctgt
It includes:
- the LOC104090961 gene encoding AT-hook motif nuclear-localized protein 22-like; amino-acid sequence: MDEEGEMGRRPRGRPTGSKNRPKPPIIINRDSANALRTHLMEIADGCDIMESVSNFSRRRQRGVCIMSGTGNVTNVNLKQPASPGEIATLHGRFEILSLSGSFLPPPAPSAASGLTIYLAGGQGQVVGGSVVGALMASGPVVIMAASFSNAAYERLPLEEDDQNPHPVAPGDSPGATGGHGQQQQLLADGSILHGMPPNLLNSIQLPPEGYWATGRPPF